The following coding sequences are from one Onychomys torridus chromosome 14, mOncTor1.1, whole genome shotgun sequence window:
- the Arl4a gene encoding ADP-ribosylation factor-like protein 4A: MGNGLSEQTSILPSLPSFQAFHIVILGLDCAGKTTVLYRLQFNEFVNTVPTKGFNTEKIKVTLGKSKTATFHFWDVGGQEKLRPLWKSYTRCTDGIVFVVDSVDVERMEEAKTELHKITRISENQGVPVLIVANKQDLRNSLSLSEIEKLLAMGELSSSTPWHLQPTCAIIGDGLKEGLEKLHDMIIKRRKMLRQQKKKR; this comes from the coding sequence ATGGGGAATGGACTGTCAGAGCAGACTTCCATCCTGCCCAGCCTGCCGTCCTTCCAGGCCTTCCATATTGTCATTCTGGGTCTGGACTGCGCTGGGAAGACAACCGTTTTATACAGGCTGCAGTTCAACGAGTTTGTAAATACCGTGCCCACCAAGGGGTTTAACACGGAGAAGATTAAGGTAACCTTGGGCAAGTCCAAAACAGCCACTTTTCACTTCTGGGATGTAGGTGGTCAAGAGAAGTTAAGGCCACTGTGGAAGTCGTATACCCGGTGCACAGATGGCATTGTGTTTGTGGTGGACTCGGTCGATGTGGAGAGAATGGAAGAGGCCAAGACGGAACTTCATAAAATCACTAGGATATCAGAAAACCAAGGGGTGCCTGTGCTTATAGTGGCTAACAAACAAGACCTGAGGAACTCACTGTCACTCTCAGAGATTGAGAAATTGTTAGCCATGGGTGAACTGAGCTCATCGACCCCTTGGCATTTGCAGCCCACCTGTGCGATCATAGGAGATGGACTAAAGGAAGGACTTGAGAAACTACATGATATgataattaaaagaagaaaaatgttgcggcaacagaaaaagaagagatga